CACACGTGGAACGAGACCATAGTACAGTGTGCAGTCAACCACGCAGAGGCAGTGTTGTGTAAGGAAGTTAAGGAGACCAAATCTCTGATATGACATAAAGGAGACTGAGAAGTAAccattgttatacagtgtatttATCGTATTCCAGTTATCAAAGAAAACAGGTGATTAAACAAAAGGCCATACAAACCGGTGTCTATACAATTTAATTGTGCACAAAGAACATTATTCCTTTAGCCTACACATTTATTCAGCTCGTTAAGATCCAGGTGCAGGCAGTGCGCACACAGGTGCGACAGTAGACATCCCCTGCCTTTTCCTCACCGTCATCCTGGTCCGCTTAGATATCATTGAGGCCACCTGCGTGCCTGGACACTGGGAAAACATGACAGCAAAAATGCCGTGAAACTCCTTTCTGAACTGGCGGCCCATGAAGCAGCCGAACAGAGGGTTCACGCAGGAGATAAGGCTACAGAAGCACATCTCCAAGGCAAAGGCCAGGTCTGCATGCTGCCAGGAGGCGGGGCTGCCAGGGTAGACTGCCCGCATCACAATGGCCGCGTTGCGGCTCAGGTGGTAAGGCAGgtaaaacaaagcaaagaaaacCAGCGCTGCGCTCAGCGCCCGCCGCAGCCGCCGTTGCCTGTTGTGCGGGTCGGGGCGGCAGGGCCGGTGGCGCAGCTCTCTGACGCTGCGCAGGCCACAGTAGCAGATGGAGAGCAGCGGGAAAAGGAAGCCGATGGTGGAACAACAAATGGAAAAGGGGAGGCTCTCCCCGGTCTCACTCAGCAGTATGTACAGGGTACAGACGGTGCGGTTGCTCCTAGGACAAGTCTGGATCAGAGTCATAGTGGCAACAGGTATGCTGAGCATCAGAGTGGCCACCCAGACCGCCACACACACCATGCAGGTCTGCCTTCGGCCCAGCAGCACCAAAGAGCGCAGCGGGTGCACAATGGCCAGGTATCGGTCCACACTGATGCAGGTGACGAAGAAGATGCTGAGGTAGAAGTAGTTGTGGTAGAACAACCTCACACCCATGCAAAGTGGCAGCCCCAGCTTCCAGTACAGATGGTCCAGGTGGTAGTAGATGAGGTAAGGCAAGGCCAGCAGCCACAAGGTGTCAGCCAGGGtcaggttgaagaggaacacCGTGCTGCGGGTCCAGCGCCGCAGGCGGTGGAGGAAAACCCAGAGGGAGAGCAGGTTGAGGGGAAGCCCGAGGATCAGCACCGTCAGGAAGAAGGACGGCAACACGTAGAGCTGGACCACCGGTAAACCTTGGTGTGTGTCCAGGTCGCAGAAGGCTTCCTCAGAAGGCTGGACATTAATGGGCACAGAGGTTCAACTTGGAGTTTACAATGCAGATCTATTACAAGATAGTGTGTAATAGTGTCCCTTTCCTTGTGGAAAGTTCCATTTAATAGTCAACACTTGGTCTTCGGTACGCAAAACATTAAATATGGACAATATTTACcttaatagaaaaaaatgcttAGCTTATAAACCATCATTTGCCATAATTACAATACTGTAAAATCTGTATTTGATGTTTCATAAATGTTCTCCACACTGTCCAACCTACCTGAACCTGAGTGTTGCCCATGTCTTTGTTTAAGTGGCTTCGCGGTGTGCCAAGTGAAACAACCATGCCAACATATTTTGGAGTAGAACACACCCACCACTATGAACAAACACTGAATAGTTATCGGTGTCCTCTCGGGCCATCTGTTATGTGAACACAAACTTCCATGTCCTCAGTAGAGAAGCCGATGGGCTACAGTATTCATCCAAACATGTCCAACAATTACTCAATTTGAACTGGTACTTTATTTTGGagatttgtctttgtttacaATACACATCTGGAtacaggccaattacaaaaaatacacaaatgaatgaaaccattaaaatgtaCTGCAACTTTAAGCATACAGTAAACAGGTTCACTTTTTTCCAAGCATGGTAATGgtatac
This genomic stretch from Etheostoma spectabile isolate EspeVRDwgs_2016 chromosome 8, UIUC_Espe_1.0, whole genome shotgun sequence harbors:
- the LOC116694755 gene encoding P2Y purinoceptor 3; the protein is TSVPINVQPSEEAFCDLDTHQGLPVVQLYVLPSFFLTVLILGLPLNLLSLWVFLHRLRRWTRSTVFLFNLTLADTLWLLALPYLIYYHLDHLYWKLGLPLCMGVRLFYHNYFYLSIFFVTCISVDRYLAIVHPLRSLVLLGRRQTCMVCVAVWVATLMLSIPVATMTLIQTCPRSNRTVCTLYILLSETGESLPFSICCSTIGFLFPLLSICYCGLRSVRELRHRPCRPDPHNRQRRLRRALSAALVFFALFYLPYHLSRNAAIVMRAVYPGSPASWQHADLAFALEMCFCSLISCVNPLFGCFMGRQFRKEFHGIFAVMFSQCPGTQVASMISKRTRMTVRKRQGMSTVAPVCALPAPGS